AAATTAGAACCAAAAAATATTATTGAAATTAAGATAAGGGAAAAAATTATTATAAATACATTAGCCACATTATCTGTTTCAAATAAATTTTTTATGTAGGAATATCAAGGATTTTGAACAGCAATATATTCAGATACTTTAGTTAATTGACCATTGTCATCGTACTCATCTGGTGATACTTTAGTAATATTAAATATGAAGACTAAAAATAAAATTACAAAAATAAATTGAGAACAAATATTTATAATCAAAACACTTTTTTTATTAAATCTTAATGTTTCTGTTTTTTTCTTAAAATAAAACAAAAATAAGTGATATGCAGTGTTAGTAAGAACAATAAACAAAAGCAGTAGCGAGATATAAAATACTGAAGAAGAATTTATTATTGCTTGTCTGTTTGTTGGACTTTGTTCTCCAAAAACATCGTTATAAACTGGATTATAAAATATAAATAAGAAAAAACTAACTAAACTTATTAATGTATAAATACCGAAAAAAATCGTGTATTTTTTTATTAACTCTTTTTGAAAAAATATATTAAAAAAGTTCTTGACCAAAGGGTATATAATACAAAATGCTAGTATTAAAAACCTTCAAATATTAAGGAAATTTAAAGAAATATGAAGATCTGTTTGGTAATTCCAGACATATCTTAGACTATTATTATCAACACCAAAAAATGTTGTGGGAGTAAGGATTAATGAAGTAAAAATTAAAATAAACAATAATAATAAAGTGGAGTACTTTAAAATGATATTAAGTTTATTATCTTTATGTTGGACATTTTGATTGTCATCATAAATTTGTTTATTTTCTAATGTAGAATTTGCTTTCTGTTTTTTTATAAATATCATTTTGTCCTTCTTTTTTGTTTATTTTATTTTATATTAATTTGTTTATTTAATTAGAATTTGTGTTTTTAAATTTAAATTCTTCTGGTATTTGATTTACTCCATTTTTAAATAATGAGGTTTTGAAATTATCTCCATAAATTGTTTGTAATGCTTGTCTAAAGGAAGTTTTTTGGTTTTTGCCACCACCATAAATCAAATCATATTGTGGTAAGTTGTATTTACCATATAGACCTTTATAGTCAAATCCTTCTGACCTAAAAGCGACAGCTAATCCAGTTTTTGCTGTTTCATTAGAAGCAAAATAAACTCCAACTAACTCATTGTTTTGATTACGAATTGAAGAACCTGAAGCCCCACCTACAGGAGCATAATGTCTTGGAAGATATTCAAGTCCAAAAGCTATATAACGTTTTGTGTTAGCCACTGGTAATTCACCAAGTTCTTTTACTACTTTTTTACCGTTTTCTTCTACTTCTTGTGTAATTTTTTCAGTACGCATAGGATTGGACATAATTGTTGATTTATGAAGCTCTTTTCCTACTTTTGGTGTAGCAATAAAAGCATCGGTGAGTCCTGGCTTATCACCAAAACTTCTATAACCAATGTTTAAAGATAAATAATTTCCTTTATTTGCTTTTTGATTTATTGGACTATTTGGATTATTTTCATCATTATATAAAGCATTGTAAAATGAAGCATCTGAGTTCATTCAAAGAGAAAAACCTTGTTTATTTAATTTATAGTCATATTCATCTTGATATTTATCTAAAAAGTAATCACCAGTAGCTTGTGGATAACCAACAATAAATAATTGATCTGTATTAGGA
This Mycoplasma sp. 1654_15 DNA region includes the following protein-coding sequences:
- a CDS encoding MSC_0624 family F1-like ATPase-associated membrane protein — its product is MIFIKKQKANSTLENKQIYDDNQNVQHKDNKLNIILKYSTLLLLFILIFTSLILTPTTFFGVDNNSLRYVWNYQTDLHISLNFLNIWRFLILAFCIIYPLVKNFFNIFFQKELIKKYTIFFGIYTLISLVSFFLFIFYNPVYNDVFGEQSPTNRQAIINSSSVFYISLLLLFIVLTNTAYHLFLFYFKKKTETLRFNKKSVLIINICSQFIFVILFLVFIFNITKVSPDEYDDNGQLTKVSEYIAVQNPWYSYIKNLFETDNVANVFIIIFSLILISIIFFGSNLIKIFFVFSKEYNKIYFKNQAQLLFSILASCLLWYFIFLIRLGNFSSLSISSFSIKLFLPFVVVLLVILGSYLFLNFYSRLKIQGNTMNLMMFIVAQLIVNFLFLIASIYIKNALSIRIIFFISSIICLTTTALFLFKNKNPKLISMFFISTYLILSALALVFQGWEILLMSAYNFSTVAFTPITQLSVLQIIILIQIATLLLLLIYSVADIVLVMFKIRSMNQKVDKGATNE